In one window of Helianthus annuus cultivar XRQ/B chromosome 17, HanXRQr2.0-SUNRISE, whole genome shotgun sequence DNA:
- the LOC110922161 gene encoding uncharacterized protein LOC110922161 isoform X1, which yields MDLETENRIAAILMKEAAELRREAARDGIDAYLRPNVRGRPNSRFLTATVLGVQQSNRAVEVNEMWRAREKEKELDNRFKKYEKRGAYNGVSDSKRSTSSRIEDYERKHTSVCSSSKSAIEGELKDDEIEEFLHSRAKRGRGTVGSRMDETGPYLPDSKGKTHLESPNDTGYRENGDNNRAILGPEKPRNLKSKSNSSSDEESCEEREKRAKRSKHRCSKHKSRDKSVDKKRKREKKRSKHHNYNPRTATKVNTASSFAPLLTAAALNSSSRCNVRVLVYGLYSNPSTARTIVFSVPVHHRDTQQ from the exons ATGGATCTGGAGACGGAAAATAGAATTGCTGCTATTCTGATGAAAGAGGCAGCGGAATTGAGGCGGGAAGCTGCAAGAGATGGAATAGATGCGTATCTTCGTCCTAATGTAAGGGGCAGGCCGAATTCACGGTTTCTCACTGCAACGGTTCTTGGTGTGCAACAGT CGAATCGAGCAGTGGAAGTAAATGAGATGTGGCGAGCACGCGAAAAGGAAAAAGAATTGGATAACAGGTTTAAGAAATACGAGAAACGAGGTGCATATAATGGTGTTAGTGACTCCAAAAGGAGCACAAGTTCTAGGATTGAGGATTATGAAAGGAAACATACGTCTGTATGCTCATCAAGCAAAAGTGCAATTGAAGGCGAACTAAAGGATGATGAGATTGAAGAATTCTTGCACTCAAG GGCGAAACGGGGTAGGGGTACCGTTGGGTCCAGGATGGATGAGACGGGCCCATACCTCCCTGATTCTAAAGGGAAAACGCATCTTGAAAGCCCTAACGACACGGGGTACAGAGAAAATGGCGATAACAATCGTGCCATTCTTGGTCCCGAAAAGCCTCGTAATCTCAAGTCAAAGTCAAACTCATCTTCAGACGAGGAGTCTTGTGAAGAAAGAGAGAAAAGGGCCAAAAGAAGCAAGCATCGTTGCAGTAAGCACAAATCAAGAGACAAGTCTGTTGATAAAAAGAGGAAAAGGGAGAAGAAAAGAAGCAAACATCATAACTA CAATCCCAGAACCGCTACCAAAGTCAACACTGCCAGCAGCTTTGCGCCGCTGTTGACCGCCGCAGCCCTTAACAGCAGTAGCCGCTGCAATGTCCGTGTATTGGTGTATGGCCTGTACTCCAACCCCAGTACGGCCCGTACCATAGTGTTCTCAGTTCCAGTTCACCATCGTGATACCCAACAGTGA
- the LOC110922161 gene encoding uncharacterized protein LOC110922161 isoform X2 — translation MDLETENRIAAILMKEAAELRREAARDGIDAYLRPNVRGRPNSRFLTATVLGVQQSNRAVEVNEMWRAREKEKELDNRFKKYEKRGAYNGVSDSKRSTSSRIEDYERKHTSVCSSSKSAIEGELKDDEIEEFLHSRAKRGRGTVGSRMDETGPYLPDSKGKTHLESPNDTGYRENGDNNRAILGPEKPRNLKSKSNSSSDEESCEEREKRAKRSKHRCSKHKSRDKSVDKKRKREKKRSKHHN, via the exons ATGGATCTGGAGACGGAAAATAGAATTGCTGCTATTCTGATGAAAGAGGCAGCGGAATTGAGGCGGGAAGCTGCAAGAGATGGAATAGATGCGTATCTTCGTCCTAATGTAAGGGGCAGGCCGAATTCACGGTTTCTCACTGCAACGGTTCTTGGTGTGCAACAGT CGAATCGAGCAGTGGAAGTAAATGAGATGTGGCGAGCACGCGAAAAGGAAAAAGAATTGGATAACAGGTTTAAGAAATACGAGAAACGAGGTGCATATAATGGTGTTAGTGACTCCAAAAGGAGCACAAGTTCTAGGATTGAGGATTATGAAAGGAAACATACGTCTGTATGCTCATCAAGCAAAAGTGCAATTGAAGGCGAACTAAAGGATGATGAGATTGAAGAATTCTTGCACTCAAG GGCGAAACGGGGTAGGGGTACCGTTGGGTCCAGGATGGATGAGACGGGCCCATACCTCCCTGATTCTAAAGGGAAAACGCATCTTGAAAGCCCTAACGACACGGGGTACAGAGAAAATGGCGATAACAATCGTGCCATTCTTGGTCCCGAAAAGCCTCGTAATCTCAAGTCAAAGTCAAACTCATCTTCAGACGAGGAGTCTTGTGAAGAAAGAGAGAAAAGGGCCAAAAGAAGCAAGCATCGTTGCAGTAAGCACAAATCAAGAGACAAGTCTGTTGATAAAAAGAGGAAAAGGGAGAAGAAAAGAAGCAAACATCATAACTA A